The DNA region CCAACATATGACATTTAGAAGACCGGATGTAAATGCTCTTATATTGTCATATGAGAAAGTATTTACATTAAATGTGATAGTACTTTATGTGTGTCATGTGTGTAACCTTggttcctcttttttcttttttcctttaaattttcattttttaatcaccTTGAACAGTTAATGGTAGGGTTACACATGatagtaaattttattatattcgcTCATACCTCTAGTGATATTGAATATTAACACCATAGTTTtcgtttatttttattttttaaaattagactCTGACATAGGGATCACATTAGGCAGCACTATCTTAAATTTGAGCACAATTCCTCCATGTTACATGGCAAATgatgtttctttcttcttatttatttatttaattttcactttTGTCATTTTGGATAGTCCACCTGTACTGATGGTAACTTTGTTGCCTGGTAATTCCCGTCACATAAAAGTAGTAATCGAAGGATGGATATCATTGTATCATACcccaaaaaattatagatataataGAGGAACCTTAATTTTCTTCCGTATATACATGGTATTCCCTACTCTAAAAAAGGCAAATTAATACGGTTattttttggacaaagtttggaATAGGAATGCTTTCTATCTTTGGCTGCCAATGCAGAGAATCATATATTCATAAAATgggtttatcaaaaaaaaacataaaatggtgtaaaaaaagaaaaagaaaaaaaagtgctCATTAATTTATGGCTTACCATTCAGATTAGTctgatttaattaattagatgcTTAAACTCCAAAAGGTCTATAGCGGATTATCTCTCTCGGGACCTCCCATACAAGTTGTCAGCAGATGATGTTTATCTTACAATTGGATGCACACAAGCAATAGAAGTCATATTAACTGTCCTTGCTCGCCCGGGTGCCAACATTTTGCTTCCGAGGCCAGGCTTCCCATACTATGAAGCTCGCGCTGCCTGTAGCCGACTTGAAGTTCGCCATTTTGATCTTCTTCCTGAAAAGGGTTGGGAGGTTAATCTTGAAGCTGTTGAAGCTCTTGCAGATCATAACACTGTTGCCATGGTGATCATCAACCCTGGAAATCCTTGTGGCAATGTCTACTCACACCAACATTTGGAGAAAGTGAGTTCAACTGCTACTTTCATGTTAAAATTAAGCTACAAGCTTGTACTAATCTTACACGAGTTTGAGGATTAGATCCTTTCTAGAATTAGGATTTACTTACATAATATATCAGTATCTTAcatattattactattagttGATTAATACTATTGTTTTTATCAATTTCCTGATCAGTATTAGTGGAAGTTGATTTGTTGAATTTTAGATTGCAGAGACAGCAAGAAAGCTTGGGATCCTGGTGATTGCAGATGAGGTTTATAACCATCTCACTTTCGGAAGTAAGCCCTTTGTCCCTATGGGAACCTTGGGATCAATTGCACCTGTTATTACACTAGGGTCTATTTCAAAGAGGTGGATTGTACCTGGTTGGCGTTGTGGTTGGCTTGTTACAAATGATCCAAATGGCATCCTTCGAAAAACTGGAGTACGTGAACGTCCTTATAAAATGTGGATATAGCACatgaaattaatcaaattatggACATTGTATGTATAGAGTATATATCAATAACTGTGTAAGAACATTTTTCCAATGTTTTAAACGCTACGGATCTCCTTATATAGAACTTGTTCATGCAATACATATGCAATGACATTAACGAGTCTGCAACCTATATACAACATCTTTGTACTTATTTTAATGGATAGCATTATTGTTTACATGgagtttttgtcattttttcttcCTCAGATTGTTGACAGCATTATGGGCTGCCTTGATGTCTCCTCTGATCCTGCAACCTTCATTCAGGTTTGTAATATAAGATGCTATTAGTGAAGAGCATACTGGAGTGACTACTAGCtatatattttcatcctttcaaGCACTACTAGAGTTTATAACAGCCcacctaaaaaaatcaaatgcatgATATACAACAATATTATGTAACAGTTACAGTAGCACCGTTTGGAAGGCAACATTGTTAATTTTTAGCCGTTACCCTTTTTAATATGTAACTTGGAATTTCCTAGCCTATATATGTGATCTCAATTAGTTGAGAGATTTCTTACTAAAAGCATATTCCCACagtaatgttttaaaaatttatttattcaatgttttcacttttttttgcaaaattttcatcataaaagaaatttcaatcGAATCATCTACTTCAATTTGCATGAATATTCAGCCACCCAGCTGcttctaaattttatttgtagacATTGAGCCTACTAATGATACATATCATAGTATTCTTTACCTTATTCTCGtacaattataattaatttgacTTATGTTTCAGGGGGCAATTCCTCAAATCTTAGAAAATACAGAGGAGGATTTCTTTTCAAAAATCATCTACATAATAAGGGAAGCTGCAAATTTGTGTTATGAGAGAATCAAGGAAATCCCTTGCATTACTTGCCCATATAAACCTGAAGGTTCCATGTACACAATGGTAAGGGAATCAAATATTTAGCATATTTTGTGCCCCTTCgttaaaaatcaaatacataTACTTTTAGTTACCAACTTTCAATTTTAGGTCAAGCTCAACCTGTGCCTACTGGAAGACATCGGTGATGATGTGGAGTTCTGCCTCAAGCTGGCAAAAGAGGAATCAGTCATCGTTCTACCGGGTAAGACACAAATAGTCTAAGAGTCTTCAGTTTGGTAAATCAAATTCATCACGGTTTATAAATGCCAAGACACTTTCAATGCTTTATAGACGCATCTTAAGCGGAGGGAATAAGGTTCGAATCCTGTACATCTCCATTGGGAACATTGTCTTGCTTTCATTCTTTCTAATTTATCCATGCATTTCAGCTATTCAACGAGTATGACATcaagtatgtatatatatatatatatatgcacattacaagtattttttatgtttatattagATCTCAAAGGGATAGAGCCTTTGTTTAAgctctctttttttgggggggagggaAATATTGGGCTTTGTTGCACTAAAATGGCGGTGTTAGCTGAGTGACACATTTGACGTTTACAATACGCATTATCTCAGGGATGGCTGTGGGGATGAAGAACTGGTTGCGCATAACTATCGCCATTGAGCTTTCCACTCTTGAAGATGGCCTTGCAAGGATAAAAGCCTTCTGCCAAAGGCATGCCAAGAACAATAAGATTTAGCGCTGGTGGCGATCAAATTCTAT from Castanea sativa cultivar Marrone di Chiusa Pesio chromosome 6, ASM4071231v1 includes:
- the LOC142641416 gene encoding tyrosine aminotransferase-like; translated protein: MENGSKQIWGFRGNEELKIASEITVRGFLNLLMFHVNKDDDRPTVPLGHGDPSAFPSFRTTGIAEDAIVDALRTANYNCYAPTVGVLPARRSIADYLSRDLPYKLSADDVYLTIGCTQAIEVILTVLARPGANILLPRPGFPYYEARAACSRLEVRHFDLLPEKGWEVNLEAVEALADHNTVAMVIINPGNPCGNVYSHQHLEKIAETARKLGILVIADEVYNHLTFGSKPFVPMGTLGSIAPVITLGSISKRWIVPGWRCGWLVTNDPNGILRKTGIVDSIMGCLDVSSDPATFIQGAIPQILENTEEDFFSKIIYIIREAANLCYERIKEIPCITCPYKPEGSMYTMVKLNLCLLEDIGDDVEFCLKLAKEESVIVLPGMAVGMKNWLRITIAIELSTLEDGLARIKAFCQRHAKNNKI